Proteins from one Nitrobacteraceae bacterium AZCC 2146 genomic window:
- a CDS encoding carbon-monoxide dehydrogenase large subunit (product_source=KO:K03520; cath_funfam=3.30.365.10; cog=COG1529; ko=KO:K03520; pfam=PF01315,PF02738; smart=SM01008; superfamily=54665,56003) codes for MSEAKTQQKLVGRSVARKEDGPLLRGQGRFAADVNFPNQLHMRVVRSTYAHGKILSVDLAPALAIPGVHAAWAFADVADIPPIDFRLTKLEQLAAYRQTILAKDRVRYVGDPVAVVFADDPYLAEDAAEHVVVEIEELPVVLHADGETGEFRDGLSTEPAIIRKGYGNVDAAFDNAYATVSLSLSIGRHSGVPMETRGAIGRYIAVTDMLEMYGAAKVPHWNRDQIAKMFGRPPASVNLFEGHVGGGFGVRGELYPEDVLVCLAAMRLGRPVKWIEDRREHLISTNHSRQQTHRIRAAIDRDGRILAIDDEFFHDQGGYMRTHAATVPDLAAAMLPGPYRVPAYRAIGHIRLTNKTPGGTYRAPGRYESTFVRERLLDAIAAETGVDGIEIRRRNLIDKSEMPVTRALETLGTDIVLDSGDYVRLLDKALNGVSWTELQAQLKQRRQAGELVGAGVAMFVEKSGLGPFDDVRITVSTKGLVEVVTGAASVGQGVETVIAQICADTLGVGYDIVNVIHGQTDRIGRGLGAFASRVTVMTGEAARLAATKLRDKVLATAAELMQLPADGLDIVDGEIVRSDSSAGPSMSLAEIATALAPGAKFLGEREPGLFAEASFESHHMTYPYGVHVAVVRLARDTGAIDIERYLVAYDVGKAVNPMLVEGQIVGGVAQGIGGALYEDFTYDDRGEPLSVTFADYLMPTAREVPHVDVIISEDAPSPLNPMGLKGAGEGGTNAVGAAVAAAIDDALGQPGAITQLPVSPQMIKAILKSRG; via the coding sequence GTGAGCGAGGCGAAGACCCAACAAAAACTGGTCGGGCGTTCCGTCGCCCGCAAGGAAGACGGCCCGCTGCTGCGCGGCCAGGGCCGGTTCGCCGCCGACGTGAACTTTCCCAACCAACTGCATATGCGCGTGGTGCGCTCGACTTACGCTCACGGCAAAATACTATCCGTCGACCTGGCGCCGGCGCTGGCGATCCCGGGCGTTCATGCGGCGTGGGCCTTCGCCGATGTCGCGGATATCCCGCCGATCGATTTTCGCCTGACCAAGCTCGAACAGCTCGCCGCCTATCGCCAGACCATCCTTGCGAAGGACCGCGTGCGTTATGTCGGCGATCCCGTCGCTGTGGTGTTCGCCGACGATCCCTATCTGGCCGAAGACGCTGCCGAGCATGTGGTCGTCGAGATCGAGGAACTGCCGGTAGTGCTGCACGCCGACGGCGAGACCGGCGAATTTCGCGATGGCCTCTCCACCGAGCCGGCCATCATCCGCAAGGGCTATGGCAATGTCGATGCCGCGTTCGACAACGCGTATGCCACCGTCAGCCTGTCGCTATCGATCGGCCGGCACTCCGGCGTTCCGATGGAAACGCGCGGCGCAATTGGACGCTATATCGCCGTCACCGACATGCTGGAAATGTATGGCGCGGCAAAAGTACCGCACTGGAATCGTGACCAGATCGCGAAGATGTTTGGCCGGCCGCCGGCGAGCGTCAACCTGTTCGAAGGCCATGTCGGTGGCGGCTTTGGCGTTCGCGGCGAGCTCTATCCCGAAGACGTTCTGGTATGCCTGGCAGCGATGCGGCTGGGGCGCCCCGTCAAGTGGATCGAGGACCGCCGCGAGCATCTGATATCAACCAATCATTCGCGCCAGCAGACCCACCGTATCCGCGCCGCTATCGATCGCGATGGCCGCATCCTCGCCATCGACGATGAGTTTTTCCATGACCAGGGCGGCTACATGCGGACCCACGCCGCGACGGTGCCGGATCTTGCCGCGGCGATGCTGCCGGGCCCCTACCGCGTGCCGGCCTATCGTGCCATCGGCCACATCCGCCTCACCAACAAGACGCCGGGCGGCACCTATCGTGCGCCGGGGCGCTATGAGAGCACCTTTGTGCGCGAGCGGCTGCTCGATGCCATCGCAGCGGAAACCGGCGTCGATGGCATCGAGATCAGGCGCCGAAACCTGATCGACAAGAGCGAAATGCCGGTGACCCGCGCCCTCGAGACGCTCGGCACCGATATCGTACTCGACTCCGGCGATTACGTGCGGCTGCTCGACAAAGCGCTCAACGGAGTCAGCTGGACCGAACTGCAGGCGCAATTGAAGCAGCGGCGGCAGGCCGGCGAGTTGGTCGGCGCTGGCGTTGCCATGTTCGTCGAGAAGAGCGGGCTCGGTCCGTTCGACGATGTCCGCATCACGGTCAGCACCAAGGGACTGGTTGAAGTCGTGACTGGCGCGGCGTCGGTCGGCCAGGGCGTCGAGACGGTGATCGCGCAGATCTGTGCCGATACGCTCGGCGTGGGCTACGACATCGTCAACGTGATCCACGGCCAGACCGACCGCATCGGCCGCGGCCTCGGCGCCTTCGCCTCCCGCGTCACGGTGATGACCGGCGAAGCCGCAAGGCTCGCCGCGACCAAACTGCGCGACAAGGTGCTGGCGACCGCCGCCGAGCTGATGCAGTTGCCTGCCGATGGTCTCGACATCGTCGATGGCGAGATCGTTCGCAGCGACAGCAGCGCCGGCCCGTCGATGAGCCTTGCTGAGATCGCCACGGCGCTGGCGCCTGGGGCCAAGTTTCTCGGCGAACGCGAGCCCGGCCTCTTTGCCGAAGCTTCATTCGAATCCCATCACATGACCTATCCCTATGGCGTTCACGTCGCGGTGGTCCGCCTCGCGCGCGACACCGGTGCCATCGACATCGAGCGCTATCTGGTCGCTTATGACGTCGGTAAGGCGGTCAATCCGATGCTGGTTGAAGGCCAGATCGTCGGAGGCGTGGCGCAGGGCATCGGCGGTGCGCTGTACGAAGATTTCACCTATGACGATCGCGGCGAGCCGCTGTCGGTGACCTTCGCCGACTATCTGATGCCGACGGCGCGTGAAGTGCCGCATGTGGATGTGATCATTTCCGAGGACGCACCGAGCCCGCTCAATCCGATGGGCCTGAAGGGCGCCGGCGAAGGCGGCACCAATGCGGTGGGTGCAGCCGTCGCCGCGGCAATCGACGACGCACTCGGTCAGCCCGGTGCGATCACGCAACTGCCGGTGTCGCCGCAGATGATCAAGGCGATTTTGAAGAGCAGAGGCTGA
- a CDS encoding carbon-monoxide dehydrogenase small subunit (product_source=KO:K03518; cath_funfam=3.30.365.10; cog=COG2080; ko=KO:K03518; pfam=PF01799; superfamily=47741,54292), whose translation MSDKTNIILNINGRDHAISVESRRTLADAIREECGQTGTHIGCEHGVCGACTVLVNGEPVRSCLMFAQQAAGKPIRTVEGLAKGDEMHPMQRAFMENHGLQCGFCTPGFLMLAVGVLEREPEISDENLIDVLSSNLCRCTGYQNIIKAVRAAAIEMRQS comes from the coding sequence ATGAGCGACAAAACCAACATCATCCTCAACATCAACGGCCGAGACCACGCCATCTCCGTGGAGTCGCGGCGCACGCTGGCCGATGCGATCCGCGAGGAATGCGGCCAGACCGGCACCCATATCGGCTGCGAGCACGGTGTCTGCGGCGCCTGCACGGTGCTGGTGAACGGCGAGCCGGTGCGCTCCTGCCTGATGTTCGCACAGCAGGCGGCGGGCAAGCCGATCCGCACCGTGGAAGGCCTCGCCAAGGGCGATGAGATGCATCCGATGCAGCGCGCCTTCATGGAGAACCACGGCCTGCAATGCGGCTTCTGCACGCCGGGCTTTCTGATGCTGGCCGTCGGCGTGCTCGAGAGGGAGCCGGAGATCTCGGACGAGAACCTGATCGACGTGCTGTCGTCGAACCTGTGCCGCTGCACCGGCTATCAGAACATCATCAAGGCGGTCCGTGCTGCCGCCATCGAGATGCGGCAGTCGTGA
- a CDS encoding carbon-monoxide dehydrogenase large subunit (product_source=KO:K03520; cath_funfam=3.30.365.10; cog=COG1529; ko=KO:K03520; pfam=PF01315,PF02738; smart=SM01008; superfamily=54665,56003) produces MTAHTKGSGTTWVGRSIRRVEDPALVTGQGRFTADLPAVHWVRFVRSSVAAGAIQSINAPDGAGIVTATDLKALKPIRPMLSKFNYVAVGQPILADGVVRFTGEAIAAVYAPGKDQAEDLADQVEVEISETTALIDSMDALADGAPLVHDEAKGNVIVEGRIKTPGFDDVWTTAHKVLRVDGRSRRQNATPMEARAGHAAYDASTGRVTLTCTTQMPHLTRTAVCDIIGMPESDLRVIAPDVGGGFGQKMSLAPEYVLLVWLARKLRSSVAWTEDRRENLIASFHSRDQHVELEGAFDANGRLLALSADIVANVGAYSCFPTTCGVEPLMALAELPGPYDVRAYHCLSRGVLTHTCPMAPYRGVSRPVITFVLERLMDKAAAAFGIEPTEIRRRNLIDKFPYTSATGLVFDDGSYKETMEMAVSAIDLPAFRKRQQTARDKGRYLGIGFATFSERTGYGSPAFAARGMAISPGFETVHLTIDPSGFVEARIGASPHGQGLRTSLAQIIADEIGIDPEFIKVVHGDTDRSPYGWGTFASRSLVLSGGASLLAAQKIRAKLVKMASHMLEAAPEDITLKSGSAHVVGTDRSITIASMARAAYHQAHIFKGEIEPGMTEIGSYDPSGTFSNACHVAIVEVDIDTGRVEVEKFLVAEDAGLIINPMIADGQVHGGVAQGIGNALLEEIIYDETGNILSSTLADFLPPTAREIPEIEMHHIETLTGNSITKAKGLGEGGAIGAPAAVISAINDALSSFGVSIDEMPATPQRIRAALRSSGKLT; encoded by the coding sequence ATGACAGCCCACACCAAGGGCTCCGGCACGACCTGGGTCGGGCGTTCGATCAGGCGGGTTGAAGATCCTGCCCTCGTCACGGGCCAGGGTCGTTTCACCGCGGATCTGCCGGCCGTGCATTGGGTGCGCTTTGTCCGCAGCAGCGTTGCCGCAGGAGCGATCCAAAGCATCAACGCGCCCGATGGCGCAGGCATCGTCACGGCCACGGACCTGAAGGCGCTGAAGCCGATCCGGCCGATGCTGAGCAAGTTCAACTATGTTGCGGTCGGACAGCCGATCCTTGCGGACGGCGTGGTGCGCTTCACCGGCGAAGCCATTGCCGCCGTCTATGCGCCCGGCAAGGATCAGGCGGAAGACCTCGCCGACCAGGTCGAAGTCGAAATATCAGAGACCACGGCGCTGATCGATTCCATGGATGCACTTGCCGACGGCGCGCCGCTGGTGCACGACGAAGCCAAGGGTAACGTGATCGTCGAAGGCCGCATCAAAACGCCCGGCTTCGACGACGTCTGGACAACCGCCCACAAGGTGCTTCGCGTCGACGGCCGCTCGCGCCGGCAGAATGCGACGCCGATGGAAGCCCGCGCAGGCCACGCCGCATATGATGCCTCGACCGGCCGGGTGACGCTGACCTGCACCACACAGATGCCGCATCTGACGCGCACCGCGGTTTGCGACATCATCGGCATGCCGGAATCGGACCTGCGCGTGATCGCGCCGGATGTCGGCGGCGGTTTTGGGCAAAAGATGTCACTGGCGCCGGAATATGTGCTGCTGGTCTGGCTGGCGCGAAAACTGCGCAGCTCGGTGGCCTGGACCGAGGACCGTCGCGAAAACCTGATCGCCAGCTTCCACAGCCGCGACCAGCATGTCGAACTCGAAGGCGCCTTCGACGCCAATGGCAGGCTGCTGGCGCTGTCCGCCGATATCGTCGCCAATGTCGGCGCCTATTCCTGTTTTCCCACCACCTGCGGCGTCGAGCCGCTGATGGCGCTGGCGGAACTGCCCGGGCCCTACGACGTCCGCGCCTATCACTGCCTGTCGCGCGGCGTGCTGACCCATACCTGCCCGATGGCACCATATCGCGGCGTGTCGCGGCCGGTGATCACCTTCGTGCTCGAACGCTTGATGGACAAGGCCGCCGCGGCGTTCGGCATCGAGCCCACCGAAATCCGCCGCCGCAACCTGATCGACAAGTTTCCCTACACGTCCGCGACCGGCCTGGTGTTCGATGACGGCTCCTACAAGGAGACGATGGAGATGGCGGTATCAGCCATCGACTTGCCTGCCTTCCGCAAGCGACAGCAGACGGCACGCGACAAAGGCCGCTATCTCGGCATCGGCTTTGCGACCTTCTCGGAGCGCACCGGCTATGGCAGCCCGGCCTTCGCCGCGCGCGGCATGGCGATCTCGCCGGGCTTTGAAACCGTACATCTCACCATCGATCCCTCGGGCTTCGTCGAAGCGCGGATCGGCGCCTCGCCGCACGGCCAGGGACTGCGCACGTCGCTGGCGCAGATCATCGCCGATGAGATCGGCATCGATCCTGAGTTCATCAAGGTCGTGCATGGCGACACCGACCGCTCGCCCTATGGCTGGGGCACTTTTGCGAGTCGCTCGCTGGTGCTATCCGGCGGTGCCAGCCTGCTGGCCGCACAGAAAATCCGCGCCAAGCTGGTCAAGATGGCGAGCCACATGCTGGAGGCGGCGCCGGAAGACATCACGTTGAAATCCGGTTCGGCCCATGTGGTCGGCACCGACCGCTCCATCACCATCGCCTCCATGGCGCGCGCGGCCTATCACCAGGCCCATATCTTCAAGGGCGAGATCGAGCCCGGCATGACCGAGATCGGCAGCTACGATCCCTCCGGCACCTTCTCCAATGCCTGCCACGTCGCCATCGTCGAAGTCGATATCGACACCGGCCGTGTCGAGGTCGAAAAGTTTCTGGTCGCCGAAGATGCCGGGCTGATTATCAATCCGATGATCGCCGACGGCCAGGTCCATGGCGGCGTCGCACAGGGCATCGGCAATGCGCTGCTGGAAGAGATCATCTATGACGAGACCGGCAATATCCTGAGCAGCACGCTAGCTGATTTTTTGCCGCCGACGGCGCGGGAAATTCCCGAGATCGAAATGCATCACATCGAAACCCTCACCGGCAACTCCATCACCAAGGCCAAGGGCCTCGGCGAAGGCGGTGCGATCGGGGCACCGGCCGCGGTGATCTCGGCGATCAACGATGCACTATCCTCCTTCGGGGTCTCCATCGACGAAATGCCGGCAACGCCGCAGCGAATTCGGGCGGCCTTGCGCAGCAGCGGAAAACTGACATGA
- a CDS encoding carbon-monoxide dehydrogenase medium subunit (product_source=KO:K03519; cath_funfam=3.30.390.50,3.30.465.10; cog=COG1319; ko=KO:K03519; pfam=PF00941,PF03450; smart=SM01092; superfamily=55447,56176), producing MKPAPFTRHVPKTVDEVISALAEFAPLDGRILAGGQSLVPIMAFRMARPTHLIDINEVEGLDRLAIDGDYLSIGARVRHGAFHKPVIDGVLGKLLSFVVSHIAHYPIRMRGTFCGSLAHADPASEWCLVAATLGAKLVVKSVRGERIVAIDDFLEGIMSTSLAEDEFLAEARLPLLPADTKFGFYEFSRRAGDFAMAAALVTYRLVDGLIVDAHVGIGGAEDRARRIPEAEAVLNGQAPSPSLFVAAGEAAADAIEPLEDIQTTAEYRCDLVRAVTRRALERSVQ from the coding sequence ATGAAACCGGCGCCGTTCACCCGCCACGTCCCGAAGACGGTCGACGAAGTCATCAGCGCTCTGGCGGAGTTTGCGCCGCTCGACGGGCGCATCCTGGCGGGCGGCCAGAGCCTGGTGCCGATCATGGCGTTCCGGATGGCGCGGCCGACGCACCTGATTGACATCAACGAGGTCGAAGGCCTCGACCGGCTCGCGATCGATGGGGATTATCTGTCGATCGGCGCGCGGGTGCGCCATGGCGCCTTCCACAAGCCCGTCATTGATGGCGTGCTGGGAAAGCTGCTGTCCTTCGTGGTCAGCCATATCGCGCATTACCCGATCCGGATGCGCGGCACCTTCTGCGGCAGCCTCGCCCATGCCGATCCCGCTTCCGAATGGTGTCTGGTGGCGGCGACGCTCGGCGCCAAGTTGGTGGTGAAAAGCGTGCGCGGCGAACGCATCGTCGCTATCGATGACTTTCTCGAAGGCATCATGTCGACCTCGCTGGCCGAGGACGAGTTTCTGGCGGAAGCACGATTGCCGCTTCTCCCTGCCGACACCAAATTCGGCTTCTACGAATTCAGCCGCCGCGCCGGCGACTTTGCGATGGCCGCGGCGCTCGTCACCTATCGGCTCGTCGATGGCCTGATCGTCGATGCGCATGTTGGCATCGGCGGCGCCGAGGATCGCGCGCGACGCATACCGGAAGCCGAGGCGGTATTGAACGGCCAGGCACCCTCGCCCTCACTGTTCGTCGCGGCCGGGGAAGCCGCCGCCGACGCCATCGAGCCGCTGGAAGACATTCAGACCACCGCTGAATACCGATGCGATCTGGTGCGCGCCGTAACGCGTCGCGCGCTGGAGCGCTCGGTGCAATGA
- a CDS encoding hypothetical protein (product_source=Hypo-rule applied; pfam=PF11251; superfamily=48613) gives MLGGFLYGREDVIPDMFQNIRRGFWATHSEIPKHFDYYVLRHIELDGDSHGPLGKELLARVVRGSPDKAQRAYQSAADSIEQRISLWSGTLRKIRPA, from the coding sequence GTGCTCGGCGGATTCCTGTATGGCCGCGAGGACGTGATACCGGACATGTTTCAGAATATCCGCCGCGGCTTCTGGGCCACCCACTCCGAAATTCCGAAACATTTCGACTACTACGTGCTCCGCCATATCGAACTCGATGGCGACAGCCACGGTCCCCTCGGGAAAGAACTGCTCGCCCGGGTAGTCCGGGGATCGCCGGACAAGGCGCAAAGGGCGTACCAATCCGCGGCCGACAGCATCGAACAGCGGATCAGCCTGTGGAGCGGCACGTTGCGAAAGATCCGCCCGGCTTAA
- a CDS encoding nicotinate-nucleotide pyrophosphorylase (carboxylating) (product_source=KO:K00767; cath_funfam=3.20.20.70,3.90.1170.20; cog=COG0157; ko=KO:K00767; pfam=PF01729,PF02749; superfamily=51690,54675; tigrfam=TIGR00078) codes for MTPSALPHVMIEPLVRMALLEDLGRAGDLTTDAIVPSGRSATTLLVARQPGVVAGLDLARLAFQLIDPAIEMRIEHNDGAVLAPGDVIASITGPARGILTAERVALNFLCRLSGIATATASVVAAVRDFRAKIVCTRKTTPGLRAIEKYAVRVGGGSNHRFGLDDAVLIKDNHVAIAGSVTEALKRAKSGVGHLVKIELEVDTLDQLREALDQGVDAVLLDNMSPDVLAEAVAMVAGRAVTEASGRITPATAPSIAATGVDLISIGWLTHSVGILDIGLDFKD; via the coding sequence ATGACGCCCTCGGCACTTCCTCACGTCATGATCGAGCCACTGGTTCGCATGGCCTTGCTCGAAGATCTCGGCCGGGCCGGCGATCTCACGACCGATGCGATCGTGCCGTCCGGCCGCAGCGCCACGACACTTCTTGTTGCCCGCCAACCCGGCGTCGTCGCCGGGCTGGACCTCGCTCGGCTCGCCTTCCAGCTGATCGATCCCGCAATCGAGATGCGCATCGAACACAACGATGGCGCAGTTCTCGCGCCGGGCGACGTGATCGCCTCAATCACGGGTCCCGCGCGGGGTATTTTAACGGCAGAACGGGTTGCGCTGAATTTCCTGTGCCGCCTGAGCGGAATTGCCACGGCGACGGCATCCGTGGTTGCGGCGGTCCGGGATTTCCGAGCGAAGATCGTTTGCACGCGCAAGACCACGCCGGGCCTGCGCGCGATCGAAAAATATGCGGTGCGCGTCGGCGGCGGGAGCAATCATCGGTTCGGTCTCGACGATGCGGTTCTCATCAAGGACAACCATGTCGCCATCGCCGGCAGCGTCACCGAGGCGCTTAAGCGGGCAAAGAGCGGCGTCGGCCATCTGGTCAAGATCGAGCTCGAAGTCGATACGCTCGATCAGCTGCGCGAGGCGCTCGATCAGGGCGTCGATGCTGTGCTTCTCGATAATATGAGTCCGGATGTGCTCGCGGAAGCCGTCGCGATGGTCGCGGGTCGGGCGGTGACCGAGGCCTCCGGCCGCATCACGCCCGCCACGGCGCCGTCGATTGCCGCAACCGGCGTCGATCTGATCTCGATCGGCTGGCTCACCCATAGCGTCGGCATTCTCGACATCGGGCTCGATTTCAAAGATTGA
- a CDS encoding L-aspartate oxidase (product_source=KO:K00278; cath_funfam=1.20.58.100,3.50.50.60; cog=COG0029; ko=KO:K00278; pfam=PF00890,PF02910; superfamily=51905; tigrfam=TIGR00551; transmembrane_helix_parts=Inside_1_11,TMhelix_12_34,Outside_35_509): protein MTALRDTNGAPVIIGGGLAGLVIALALAPQPVVLLTKTPLGLEASSALAQGGIAASIGADDNPSLHLADTLAAGDGLCDDDVAATILAAAPAAIEQLVRHGVTFDRDADGKIVLGLEAAHSRRRIVHAGGDATGRDIIRALIRKVYETPSITVSEATTARRLVVEDNAVIGVLGHTDRRPVLFATDRVVIATGGIGGLFLHSTNPAGSFGQGLALAARAGAIMADLEFIQFHPTALDSSSFPLKLISEAVRGEGAILVDENSDRFMADAPGAELAPRDIVARAVWQHMAAGHRVFLDARNVKGLDFARRFPAITALCRGAGIDPVTQPIPIRPAAHYHMGGISVDQTGRTSIDGLWACGEAACTGLHGANRLASNSLLEAAVCGGWVAQDISATTSIRRRMPALPDGGANSDPALVRPILSRAAGVLRDGEGLRAAARALYPLAVSQQAASDPAIVGLMIVIAALRRHESRGAHARTDFPEHASLARRSALHLDDALQTARDCVPELVA from the coding sequence ATGACGGCTTTGCGCGATACGAACGGTGCTCCCGTGATCATCGGCGGCGGCCTCGCTGGCTTGGTGATTGCTCTTGCACTGGCGCCGCAGCCGGTGGTGCTCCTGACCAAGACGCCCCTGGGTCTCGAGGCATCGAGCGCGCTTGCCCAAGGCGGCATCGCCGCAAGTATTGGCGCGGACGACAATCCCTCCTTGCATCTAGCGGATACGCTCGCCGCCGGCGACGGCCTTTGCGACGACGACGTCGCCGCAACCATCCTGGCTGCAGCACCCGCCGCGATCGAACAGCTGGTGCGGCACGGCGTGACTTTCGATCGGGACGCCGATGGCAAGATCGTTCTTGGTCTTGAAGCCGCGCATTCGCGCCGCCGGATCGTCCATGCCGGGGGTGACGCAACCGGCCGGGACATCATCCGTGCCTTGATCCGCAAGGTCTACGAGACACCTTCCATCACGGTGAGCGAGGCGACCACAGCACGGCGCTTGGTCGTCGAAGACAATGCGGTGATCGGCGTGCTCGGCCATACCGATCGTCGGCCTGTGCTTTTTGCGACAGATCGTGTCGTCATCGCAACCGGCGGCATTGGTGGCCTGTTTCTACACAGCACGAATCCAGCCGGATCTTTTGGCCAAGGCCTAGCGCTCGCGGCACGAGCCGGCGCGATCATGGCCGATCTTGAATTTATTCAGTTCCATCCAACGGCGCTCGATAGCAGCTCCTTCCCGCTCAAGCTGATCAGCGAGGCCGTACGCGGAGAAGGCGCTATCCTCGTCGACGAGAACAGCGATCGCTTCATGGCTGACGCGCCCGGCGCCGAGCTTGCCCCCCGCGATATCGTTGCGCGTGCCGTCTGGCAGCACATGGCTGCGGGGCATCGGGTCTTTCTCGACGCGAGGAACGTCAAAGGGCTCGATTTTGCACGGCGTTTCCCGGCCATCACGGCGCTTTGCCGCGGGGCAGGAATCGATCCGGTCACGCAGCCAATCCCGATCCGCCCCGCCGCGCATTATCACATGGGCGGCATATCGGTCGACCAGACCGGACGGACCTCTATCGACGGTCTCTGGGCCTGCGGCGAAGCCGCCTGCACCGGTTTGCATGGTGCCAACCGGCTCGCCAGCAACTCACTCCTCGAGGCCGCGGTATGCGGCGGTTGGGTCGCGCAGGATATTTCCGCAACAACCTCGATCCGACGGCGGATGCCGGCGTTGCCCGATGGAGGCGCCAACAGCGATCCGGCTTTGGTCCGTCCAATCCTGTCGCGCGCCGCTGGCGTGCTGCGCGACGGCGAAGGTCTGCGCGCTGCCGCCCGCGCCCTCTACCCGCTTGCGGTCTCGCAGCAAGCTGCTAGCGACCCCGCGATTGTCGGCTTGATGATCGTGATCGCTGCCCTTCGCCGACATGAAAGCCGGGGAGCCCATGCCCGCACCGACTTTCCGGAACACGCGAGCCTGGCAAGACGTTCGGCGCTGCACCTCGACGACGCGCTTCAAACCGCACGAGACTGCGTCCCGGAGCTAGTCGCCTAA
- a CDS encoding quinolinate synthase (product_source=KO:K03517; cath_funfam=3.40.50.10800; cog=COG0379; ko=KO:K03517; pfam=PF02445; superfamily=142754; tigrfam=TIGR00550), whose protein sequence is MLSTSDVRPSDRFYAKVQHAIPAIEWPAFAEDIDAIMALKKSRNAVILAHNYQTPEIFHCVADIVGDSLALAREAMLVEADVIVLAGVHFMAETAKLLNPSKTVLIPDLGAGCSLADSITPEDIRLLRQSHPGVPIVTYVNTSAAVKAESDICCTSGNAKAVIESLGAERVIMLPDEYLAKNIAAETKVKVITWSGHCEVHERFTADEVRQLRENHPGIVILAHPECPPDVLAEADFAGSTAAMSSYVADRRPPRVVLLTECSMSDNVAIQYPDLEFIRPCNLCPHMKKITLGNIRHALETMQHQVMIDESIAVRARLAVERMLAVK, encoded by the coding sequence ATGCTGTCAACGTCGGATGTGCGGCCTTCGGATCGTTTCTACGCGAAAGTGCAACATGCGATCCCCGCGATCGAATGGCCCGCCTTCGCAGAAGACATCGACGCGATCATGGCGCTGAAGAAAAGCCGCAACGCGGTCATCCTCGCGCACAATTACCAGACACCGGAAATCTTCCACTGCGTGGCCGACATCGTCGGCGACAGTCTCGCTTTGGCTCGCGAAGCGATGCTTGTGGAGGCCGACGTCATTGTACTCGCCGGCGTCCACTTCATGGCCGAGACCGCCAAATTGTTAAATCCGTCGAAGACTGTCCTGATCCCTGATCTTGGCGCCGGTTGTTCGCTAGCCGACTCCATCACCCCCGAGGACATCAGGCTTTTACGGCAAAGCCATCCCGGCGTCCCTATCGTCACCTATGTGAACACGTCGGCTGCGGTGAAGGCCGAATCCGACATCTGCTGCACGTCGGGCAATGCCAAGGCGGTCATCGAATCTCTTGGCGCTGAACGCGTGATCATGCTTCCCGACGAATACCTGGCCAAGAACATCGCTGCCGAAACCAAGGTCAAGGTGATCACCTGGAGTGGACATTGCGAAGTGCATGAGCGCTTCACTGCCGACGAGGTACGGCAATTGCGCGAGAACCATCCCGGCATTGTCATCCTGGCGCACCCAGAATGCCCGCCTGACGTCCTGGCGGAGGCCGATTTCGCCGGCTCGACGGCGGCCATGTCGTCCTACGTCGCCGACCGGCGACCACCGAGGGTCGTGCTTCTGACGGAATGCTCAATGAGCGACAACGTCGCCATCCAGTATCCCGACCTTGAGTTCATCCGTCCCTGCAACCTGTGCCCGCATATGAAGAAGATCACGTTGGGCAATATCCGCCATGCGCTGGAAACGATGCAACACCAAGTCATGATCGACGAAAGTATCGCCGTGCGCGCACGCCTCGCGGTCGAGCGGATGCTGGCAGTAAAATGA